CTATCAGGTTGAGACTCTTGAGAACCAGTGGACTGTAGTAACGAAAGATCGCCGAGCATCGGCGCATTTTGAACACACAGTGGCCATCACTGAAAATGGCCCGGAAATACTAACTCGAATTGAAGGCTGAAGACCGGTAAATAAATGTCAAAGGAGGGATAGGCGCAAATGTCAAAAGAAGATGTGATTGAGGTCGAAGGCAAAGTACTGGAACCATTGCCGAACGCAATGTTTACGGTAGAATTAAACAATGGTCATAAGGTACTGGCGCATGTCTCCGGCAAGATTCGGATGCATTTTATCAGAATTTTGCCTGGAGATCGGGTCACGGTGGAGCTTTCTCCCTATGACTTGACCAGAGGAAGAATTGTATACAGATTTAAGTAAGGACAAGGGAGGAATCACAGGTGAAAGTAAGACCTTCTGTGAAACCGATTTGTGAAAAGTGTAAAATTATTAGACGGCACGGAAAAGTAATGGTTATTTGCGAAAATCCGAAACATAAGCAACGCCAGGGCTAGATCGAGGATGAAGTTCGAGGTTCGAAGATCGATGATTAAGCATCAAAGATCTAGCAGACAATACCGGACAACGAACTTAGAACATCGATTAGCAATATGTGCGGGTTGTCGCCTTTGGACCGATTAACACTAACAAAGTCGGACGCTAAATATGAAAATCAAGTAACTGGAACTAATTATCGAACATGGGGGTGTGAAATTTAGATGGCACGTATCGCAGGGGTGGATATACCTCGGGACAAACGTGTTGAGGTTGCACTTACCTACATCTATGGTATCGGCAATTCTCAATCCAAAAAAATCCTGACAAAAACACAGATTAACCCTGACACCAGGGTCAAAGATCTTACAGACGACGAAGTCGCCAAGATCAGGGAAACCATTGATAAAGAATACAAGGTCGAAGGCGATCTGCGTCGGGAAGTGTCCCTTAACATTAAAAGACTGATGGAAATCGGCAGTTATCGTGGCCTTCGCCATCGTCGTGGACTACCTGTGCGCGGACAGCGGACCAAAACCAATGCCCGTACACGCAAAGGTCCCGCAAGAGCAATTGGCGGAAAGAAGAAAAAGTAAAGGGGGGCATTGAAGCATGGCTCGTAAAGTTGTTCGTACCAGAAAAAGAGAACGTAAAAATGTTGAAAGCGGCATAGCACATATTAAGTCGACTTTTAATAATACGATTGTCACCATTACAGACACGACCGGAAACGCACTTTCCTGGTCCAGTTCCGGTTCTTTGGGTTTCAAAGGATCACGTAAAAGCACACCTTTTGCTGCGCAGATGGCTGCAGAGACAGCTGCCAAAGCAGCAATGGAGCATGGGCTCAAAATTGTTGAATGTTTTGTCAAAGGTCCAGGATCAGGCCGTGAAGCCGCAATCAGAGCATTGCAGGCGGCAGGTCTGGAAGTGAACCTTATTCGGGACGTAACTCCGGTACCGCATAACGGATGTCGGCCGCCCAAACGCAGAAGAGTATAGGGGGTGTAAAACATGGCTAAATATACAGAATCAGTATGTCGTCTGTGCCGGCGTGAGGGTCAGAAGTTATTCCTGAAAGGGGATCGCTGCTATACCAATAAATGTGCTGTGGACCGTCGGGCGTATGCTCCGGGCATGCACGGACAGGCTAGAGGCAAAAAACCGACTGAGTACGGCATTCAGCTCAGAGAAAAGCAGAAAGTTCGGAGGATCTACGGCGTTCTTGAGAAACAGTTCCGTGGATATTTCGACAAAGCTGCCCGTCAAAAAGGTATGACCGGGGAAAATCTTCTCCGTTTATTGGAACGCCGTTTGGATAATGTTGTTTTCAGACTTGGCTTTGCTTCATCCAGACCCGAAGCACGTCAGCTTGTGACACATGGTCATATCACAATCAATGGCAAACGCGTCGATATTGCATCTTATCTCGTCAGCACTGGCGAGGCAATTTCGATTAAAGAAAGCAGCAGAGACAACAATAGAATCAAGGAAATGGCCGAATCCTTAAAGGATCGTGCTGTTCCTGCATGGTTAAGCCTGGATATCAACAGCATCACAGGGACTGTCATCAACATGCCAACCCGTGAAGATATTCAGATTCCGATTGAAGAACATCTTATCGTAGAGAAATATTCTCGTTAAACTTTTCCGGGAAAGAAGGGGTGCATTCCGATGCTTGAAATCGAAAAGCCCAATATTGAATGTGTTGAGAGATCTGAAGATAATACCTATGCCAAATTCATTATTGAACCCTTAGAGAGAGGCTATGGCATTACCTTGGGGAATTCCCTGCGTCGTATCCTGCTTTCTTCTCTACCCGGGTCCGCGGTTACTTCAGTAAAAATAGAAGGCGTACTACACGAATTCTCAACCATTCCAGGAGTCTTGGAAGACGTAACTGAGATCATTCTCAATATTAAATCCCTCGCTCTCAAAGGCCATACGGATGAACCGCGCGTTCTGCGTTTGGAATGTGAAGGGGAACGGGTTGTTACCGCAAGAGACATTATCACCGGTCCCGATATTGAGATTCTCAATCCAGATTTGAAGATCGCCACGTTGGATAAAGACGGACGCCTCTTCATGGAAATGAACGTCGAACGTTCCCGCGGCTATGTCTCAGCTGAGAAGAATAAAAAAGCAGATCAGGTAATCGGCGTTATTCCTGTCGATTCCATCTTTACCCCAATTTATAAAGTCAACTATGCTGTAGAAGATACCCGGGTCGGTATGATGACTGACTTTGACAAGCTTACCCTGGAAGTATGGTCTAACGGCAGTATTACCCCGAAAGAGGCAACGAGTCTCGCAGCCAAGATTTTGAGCGAACATTTGAGGCTCTTTATCGGACTGAACGATAATCTGGGTAATGTTGAAATCATGGTGGAAAAAGAAGAAGAGGCCAAAGATAAGATTCTGGAAATGACCATTGAAGAACTGGATCTTTCCGTAAGATCTTATAATTGCCTGAAACGCGCCGGCATAAACAGCGTTGAAGAACTGACACAAAGAACTGAAGAAGATATGATCAAAGTACGCAATCTTGGGCGCAAATCTCTGGAAGAAGTCGAACACAAGCTCAGAGAACTTGGGCTGGGATTCCGTACTCCGGAAGATTAAACCTAAAGGGGGGATCACAGTTGGCATACCGTAAGCTTGGAGTTAACATGAGCCGCAGAAGGGCTATGTTAAGAAATATTGTAACTTCCTTGCTGAAGCATGGAAAGATTGAGACAACAGAAGCAAGAGCAAAAGAACTGAATTCCCTGGCAGAGAAAATGATTACCCTGGGCAAAAGGGGTGACCTGGCTGCCAGACGTCAGGCGATGGAATTTTTGCTGGATGAGACGGTAGTAAAAGAGCTTTTTGATACAATAGCTCCGAAATATGCCGATAGGCAGGGTGGCTACACCAGAATCATGAAAAACGGCTATCGTCGTGGAGATGCTGCCGAAATGGTTTTAGTTGAGCTTGTGGACTAAGATGAAGGCCTAATTTTGAAGTTCGAAGTTCGAGGTTCGGTGTTCGATCGCAGATAACGGAAGCCGGATACCAGGAATTGATTGATACCGGGTAACGAAACCAAATAAGCGTATCGATAACCATTAATCACACACATGAATCGTACCTCTGAACATTGACACATGTTCAGCTTCGAACTTCCTGTTGGCTCTTTTGAAAACAAGCATACCGTCCAGTTCAATATTATAAGATTGCTGGAGAAAAAAATGCGCAACATCCTTCTGCGATTAGCCTATGATGGTACAAACTACCACGGATTCCAGCGCCAGCCAGAGGAACATGGACAAACTATCCAGGGAGAACTGGAAAAGGTCTGGAAGAAGCTTTTTGCCGAAGAAATAAAAATCACAACAGCGGGCAGGACGGATACTGGTGTACACGCTGCCGGCCAAGTGATTAATTTCTGCTCAGAAGCGCGTATTCCGCAGGAGAAGATTCCTAAGGCCATGAATAGTATTCTGCCGTATGATATCAGAATACGCGAGGCCAGGGATATGCCTGAAGATTTTAGTGCCAGGAAAAGCGCCAAGTGGAAGAGATACGATTATAGAATCGATAACGGACGAATTCCTGACGTATTCAGAAGACTGTATTCTCTCCATGAGCCGTTGCAGCTGAATGTCAGCGCCATGCAAATGGCTGCTTCCCAGCTTGAAGGGAAACATGACTTCAGTGCATTTGCCGCTGCCGGGTCTTCGGCTAAAAGTTTTGTCCGGACACTGTACCGCTGTAAAGTATGTTGGCTGGATGAACAAATCGCTGTTACCTGTATTGGTGACGGGTTTCTATATAACATGGTAAGAATTATTGCCGGTACCTTGATGGATGCGGGTAAAGGCCGAACACAGCCGGAAGAAATCCCTGAAGTACTAGCGTCCAGGGATCGAACCAAAGCAGGTGAAACTGCTCCGGCCAGAGGACTCACCTTGACCTATGTCAATTATGACGCATCCAGTCCCGGTGAAATCTTTCCGGAACTTTAAGAAATAGGAAACCATAGGTTGACGAAAGACGTTATTTTAGTTAAAATTTTTAAGTAGTCTTTTACCGAAACGTGAATGAGCCCGTCACGTCCGGTGATGATATAACGAACTCAAAAATCGTACATGAAAACATGATGGACGCGATTAAAAATGGAGGGAACCAACATGACCACCACGCAATTTGCGAAAGCCCATGAGGTGGACCGTAAATGGTTAGTCATTGACGCAGCCGGTGTTTCTTTGGGAAGAGTGGCAGCTGAAGCCGCCCGCTTGCTCAGAGGAAAACATAAGCCGATATTTACCCCGAACGTTGACACAGGTGATTTTGTCATTATCGTCAATGCAGATAAAACGTTGATTACCGGCAATAAACTGGATAAGAAAATGTATCGCTGGCATACCGGTTATCCAGGCGGACTGAAAGAAATGACCTACCGAGTGCTGATGAGCAAAGCCCCCGAAAAAGCTATGGAACATGCTGTAAAAGGAATGCTTCCTCACAACAAACTTGGTGCACAGATGTATAAGAAACTTAAAGTATACTCGGGACCGGAACATCCGCATCAGGCCCAAAAAGCAGAAGTATGGAATATGAAATAGTTGGAAGGAGGTAAAAGCATGTCAGCACAGCTTCAGTATCAAGGTACAGGCAGAAGGAAAAATGCAGTTGCCCGGGTCAGACTTCTGGCCGGTAACGGAAAATATACGATTAACGACAGAGACCTAAGTGAATACTTCGGCAAGAAAACTTTAGAGATGATTGTTCAGCAGCCCTTAGAAGTTACTGAAACTTTAGGGAAATACGATTTAATTGCCAGAGTTCACGGCGGCGGTACAACCGGCCAGGCCGGTGCCCTTAGAATGGGTATTGCCAGAGCTTTGCTTAAAGCAGATGAAAGTCTTCGTCCGGCTTTAAAACGCGCAGGTTTTCTTACCCGTGACCCGCGTATGAAAGAGCGTCGCAAATACGGACTCAAAAAAGCCCGCAAAGCGCCTCAATTCTCGAAACGTTAATATCAGACAAACAACAAATCCCTCAACTAAAGGTTGGGGGATTTTTTATAGGCATTATATTTGGAAATTAATCTGCAACGCGGTAGATACTCTTTTATTATTTGGTTATCGTTTGGTTATTGTTGTCTGGTTGAAGGAATAAAATTTATTCAATAAAAATTCTGTTAATAAACCATTGAAAACAGTATGACCAAGTAAGGCAACCCAAGGCGAAAACACTTCTAGGTTTTACAGGTGGCATAATTGCCAAAAATCACTGAACATGCTGACAGGCAAATCTTATCCAATCAAAGGTCACTGAAATCATTCCCTTCTGAATAATTCACTACCCTTCACCATAGATATAGGTGAGAGGGGGAAGACCATGACTAAACAACCAAATTATTCATGGATCAGCGGACTGAAGCGCAGACAGAGAATGCTAAGACTAAAGATCATACTGGCATCAAGCATTCTCGTTCTTCTGGCCGTAACCGGAATTTTTCTCAGCCAGAAAACAGTAGCGCATGCCGCCAAGGATGTTCCCGGATGGAGCTGGATACTCGGCGGGGTAACCATTTCGATCGATGCCGGTCATGGCGGGGTTGATCCTGGGGCTGTTGGCGTCAATAAAACCCTGGAGAAGGATGTGAACCTGCAGGTTTCTAAAAGGCTGCAGGTACTGTTCACCCAGGCCGGAAGCAAAGTTGTGATGCTAAGGGAGCAGGACCGGGATTTTGGGACTTCTTTAAGCTTGCTTCAACGCAAAAGAGAGGACTTGGCCTACCGGATTCAAACCGCTATGGAATCCCAGGCTAAAATATATCTGAGTATTCATGCCAATAGTTTTTCCGATCAAAGACAACATGGCCCGCAAGTGTTTTACCATCCGGAATCCGAGGGAGGAAAACTGCTGGCTGAAAGTATACAGCAAAGTTTGAATAAAGTCGGAACAAAAAAACGGGAAGCAAAAGCGAACCAAAGCTATTTTATCCTCAAGAATACGGATATGGTGGCCGTGACGATTGAAGTCGGTTTTCTGTCCAATCCGGAAGAAGAAAAGAAATTAAACGAAAGTGCTTATCAGCAGCAGCTGGCCATGGCTATTTTCGAAGGAGTGGGCAATTATCTGGCCAAGGAACAGCCGGTGGCGGCAGCCGATTAATCCTGAAATCATCATCTTAACAATAAATAAAGGAAGATACGTAATTAATCCCGAATATATCAGATAATCACTTTGGAAGCTGCAACGCACCTGACCTTTCAAGTCTCGTGCTTAACGCCATTTCAAATCTATTTCAAAGAGTAAAAAATTGAAAGAAGAATTGTCTATTTTGCCCGGAAGCATTGTTTATAAATTGTTTAGATTCTGTTTACGGATATTCAAGATATTGGGAGTAAAATAAGATCAGGAAGCTTTCCAATATTTGAAAAGGAGTAAGTGAAGATGAGAATATCTAAAAAAGCGGTGCTGCCGGTAGTCTTTACCGTCGGGATTCTGTTGTTTGCGACGACTGCACTGGCGGACATTGTCAGCAAAAGCGGCTATGATACGCTTAAGGACGGCTTGAAGCAAAGCGCAGCGAGCTGTTCAGAGAAATTTAACAACTTTACCCTGGATTATTCATTTGCCATAAAGTATAACGGTGAAATCATCAGTTCCCAGAGCGATGTCAAAAAATTTGACCGGCTGAATGGGGCGACCGAGGACAGCTCCCGCAGTCTGAGTCAGGACGGAAAGGTTTCCGATTCTTATTATTATACGGATAAGAACACCTGGATCAATGGTACGGATATCGGCACCGGCAATGAAGCCTATTACTATACCGAATATACCCAAGAGCGCGAAACGGATGTATTTGACAATCCTTTTAAACAGGATGAAGCGGAAGATGTTGAGAAGATTGTGGATGCGGTTGTCGGCAGTTTGAAGGACCATGTGGTCGTTCAGGAGAATGCCGATGGCAGCAAAGCGCTTTCTGGTTCCCTGTCTGAAGTACAGATTCCGGCTTTGGTCAACGCGGTGGCCTCCCTTCAGGTCAAACAGGCTCTTTCGGGACAAAACAGCTATAGTGCCAGAATCCCTGTACTAACGCAGGATATCTATGTGAAACAAATTGAAGGGTCGGCCACAGTTAATTCCGACGGTCTCTTGGATTATATTCTGGCAACAGTGATATTATCCGGAAAGGACGCACAGGAGCAGGTCCATGAAATTACGATGGAAACGCTTGTTAAATTAACGGATATCAATGAAACAATTGTTCAGAAGCCGGACCTTAGCGGCAAAAAAGTTCAGAGAACAACAGAAAGAACCAGCGCCGGACCTCAGATCTCCAATCCTGAAAAGTTTATCGGGACATTTAAAAACGATATTATCATTGAGCAAGACGGTAAATTTGTCAAGATTGGCGAACGCATTCTGAAAATTGCCCATGTTGAGAGCGCAAATATTGCCGGAGAATATTCCGAGAAATACAGAGAAGGCTTTGAGACGTATGCTCAGAATGCTCTGACCTTTACGTTTGACGCCACAACTTCCAATCAGACAAAATCGGATGCCATGTTTGAATTCAGAGATAATGACGGATCGAACCGGTCCGGAAGCATCTATCTGGATGAAGTAAATGCCAAGGTGTATTTCAACTTGAACATATCCAGCGGGTCTTACGATTCCGTCTTCTCGCCTGTTCTGGAATGAACAGATGCAATGTTAGATGATAGATAAGGAATAACAAGTAACAAAACGAATAACAAATAGCAATAACTTTAAATTGGAGCTGCCGGGGAATCCCGGCAGGCTCCTTGCAGTGCACAATGGGGGCAATTATATGGAAAAAGTGATTGAAATATGCAGCCTGACCAAACTGTATAAAAACGGCCGGGGCATTGACGATATCAATCTGGAAATTGATCAGGGGGATATTTTTGGTTTTCTTGGGCCAAACGGTGCAGGAAAAACAACGGCAATGAAGATCATGACCGGATTGATCCGGCCGGACCGCGGTGACGTCAGGATTTTCGGGCATAGTATTACCGAATCATATGAGAAGGCCATGGCGGAAGTTGGCTGTATTATTGAAATTGCTGACTCTTATCCGTTCTTGACCGCTTATGAAAACTTAAGGCAGCGTGCCCGGTGTTACCCGGGAGTCGATGACCACAGAATTGATGAGGTTCTGGAGCTTACCGGTATGATCAAATACAAACAGGAAAAACCCAGGAAGTTCTCCCTAGGCATGAAGCAACGCTTGGGTTTAGCTGCGGCTATTCTGGCCAGGCCCAAAGTTTTGATCCTGGATGAGCCATTGAACGGACTCGATGTCGAGGGGATGATTGATGTCCGTAATCTCATTAAGCAGATGGCTGAACAGGAAGGAACCACCTTTTTTATTTCAAGCCATCTGATCCATGATGTTGAACTTACCTGCAGCAGAATCGGGGTCATCGTCAACGGAAAGATGCTCAATGTGGACAGCACGGAAAAGATTCTGCAAAATTACGCCACGTTGGAGAATTACTTTGTCAGTGAGGTGGAACGCAATGGCCGCGTATAAAGCTGCTTTGATCAATGAAATTGAAAAGCTGTACAAAAAGAAAAAAGCCCTGGTTGCGCTGATTATCTCACTGGTTGTGATTGTACTGGGGCAGCTGGCCGTCGTTGGTGTCAGAACCGGCTTTGGTGTAAGAGGCACCGGCAGCGTGGAATTTCCCGTACTGGTTTTGTCGGTCGTCGTCAATACGATTCTGCCGCTGTTTACAGCGCTCGTTGCCATTGACTGTTTTTCCGGGGAGTTCTCCCATAACCTGATGCGCGTCACGCTGACCAGGCCGGTCAGCAGGCTGAAAATCTATACGGCCAAAGTCACGGCCATTGCGGTCTTTATTCTGGCCAACCTGCTGATCTTAATGGTCTTTTCCATGCTGGCCGGTTTTCTGTTTAATGCCAATTCCGCTACGCTTACCGCTGTAGCGAGAACCGTGCTCGTTTATGTGATCAGCTTGTTTCCGCTGTTTACATTGGCCCTAGGGATTGTGTTTTTGGCCAATATTCTAAAGAGCGGCACGTCGGTATTTTTTGTTGCAATTATTGTTTTTCTGGCCATCAAGGCTTTTGGTATTTTCTTTTCCGAGTACTCAAGCCTGTTGGTTACCACACAGCTCGACTGGTACAATTTGTGGCTGGCCAATTCTTTGCCGCTGGCGAAGATTGGCCGGGAGTTTTGTCTGATGCTTGGCTACGCACTGATGTTTTTTGCAGCGGGGTTTTATTTGTTTGATAAAAAAGAGTTCTAGATTTCAGAATTTGCTTAAAAATGATGCTAAATGACTGAATAAGAGGACCGGCAATGAATCTTAAGAAGCGTTTAATTGCAGCAAATGCAGCTACCGTGGCGATTCCGGTGCTGATTACAGCACTGGTCGCCATGGCTTATCTGTTTATATACAGCAAACTATATGGCAATATATATTCCTGGGAAAGCTACCAGCGGGCCTCTCAGATTGAAGCAGTACTGATGGATACAGAAAGACTGATCCAGCAGGAGAGTCCCGACGCGATTGCCGATGAAAAGTTCCAGCGGCTGTTGCGCCAGAAAATAGCCGAAATCGGAGGCGAACTGATCATCCTGAAGGATGATAGCATGATCTATACCTCGCTGGATGCACCGGGAATTGGCAAAATTGAGCTGGCTAAGGCCTTGGAAGCAGGACAAAACAAGCCTGGCAAGGAAAGCATTGTGATCAGTGGTCAGTCCTTTACGGTTCAGATTATTGGGCAGGATCCTGCAGATACTGCTGGGGGAACCGTGCTGCTGCTCGTTCCGCCGGATCAGGCAGCTAACGGCCTGATTCAGTTCCTCATTGTGATCGGCCTGACGTTCCTTTGCTCTTTCATTGTTACGAACATCCTGATCTCCTATCAGTTTTCGCGGGCGGTTTTGCAGCCACTGAATCATCTACAACATGCTGCAGATGAGATCCGGACCGGCAACCTGGACTGCCAGATTGCCGAAGAAGGTGACCGGGAGATTGAAGCATTGTGCCGGGACCTTGAGCTTATGCGCCTTAAGCTCAAGGAATCGATCCATACCCAGCTGAAATACGAAGACAACAGAAAAATGCTGATATCCAGCATATCCCATGATCTAAAGACTCCCGTTACTTCGATTAAGGGTTATGTTGAAGGCATTTTGGATGGCGTCGCAAATACCCCGGAAAAAACGGAGAAATATTTGAAAACCATCTATGTAAAGGCTGAGCAGGTTGATAAGATGATTGATGATTTGCTGCTCTACGCCAAACTTGATCTAAACCAGATTCCGTTTAATTTTGAAAGGACCGATGTTCAGGAATTCATTAAAAGCTGCTTGCTGGAAAGTGAACCTGAACTCGGAAACAATAGAATTCACACGGAAATGTTCAGTGATCTGACCCAAAAGCGCTGCGTTTTTCTTGATCGGGAACGAATGAAAAGAATTATTATGAATATTCTGGACAACTCTCGTAAGTATATGGACAAAGATGAGGCGGTAATAAGGGTTCTGCTCAGGGAGACTCCTTCCAGTATTATTATGGAGTTTCAGGACAATGGGTGTGGAGTCAGTGAAAAGGATCTGCCGTATATTTTTGACCGGTTTTATCGTTCCGATCAGGCCAGAACAGGGATTGAGGGAAGCGGCCTCGGACTTGCGATTGCCAAACAGGTCGTCGAGGGGCATCAGGGGATTATCTGGGCAATGTCCCACGGCAAGGAAGGAATGAGTATTCTGATTTCACTGGCCTATCTTAAAGACGAGTACCATGTCAACTCTAAGTCTACATGAAGAAAACCATCCAAAACGAGGACTGTTATGAAAAAAATTCTGATTATTGAAGATGATCTGAATATTGCGGAACTGCAACAAGATTACCTGGAAGTGGAAGGTTTTGCAGCCGACATTTGTACGGATGGTTCTGCCGGTCTGAAGCAGTTCCAGGAAAACGGCTATGATCTTCTAATCCTTGATATCATGCTTCCGGGTCTGGATGGTCTGGAGATTCTGCGCAGTCTAAGAGATGAAAAAGAGGTCCCTGTGATTCTGGTATCTGCTAAAAAAGAGGAAATCGACAAAATCAAAGGCTTTAATCTCGGAGCGGATGATTATATCACGAAACCCTTCAGCCCCGGTGAACTTATCGCCAGGGTCAAAGCGCATCTGCAGAATTATGAAAAACTGAAGAAGAAATTCAGCGAAAAGCAGATAAGCAACAACGCTGTTGTGATCCGTGGACTCAGGATCGAGAAAGAAGCCCGCAGGGTCTATATCCATAACCGGGAAGCCAATCTCGCCCAGAAAGAATTTGAGCTGCTTTTATATCTGGCCAAGCATCCCAACCGGGTATTCGGCAGAGACGAATTATTCGAAAAGGTCTGGGGACTTGAGGCGCTCGGTGATTCCGCTACGGTCACGGTTCATATCGCCCGGCTGCGTGATAAAATTGAAAGCGACCCTTCCAACCCGCAATATATCGAAACGGTCTGGGGAGCGGGCTATCGGTTCAGGGTTTAATAAGAACATCAGAAATGAATCCATTATGCAGCAAAGGAAGAAGATCATTTTGAAAAGAAAACAATCTAAAATCGCACTTGCCACGGTAGTTATATTATTTATTGTTGCCGGGTTAATGAGCTTTCTGGGCGGATCTGAAGTAGTCAGTGTGTTTTCTCGGTACAATTCTAATCAGCACCAGACAACCCCGCAAGATAACCAGACTTCTTATCATAACCAACAGAATGGAACGGCTGAAAACAGCGGTGGGAATAACCAGGGTGCAGAAAATGATCAGAAAGCTGAAGCGAAGCAGCAGGAATCCGCGAACGGACAGCAGGATCAAACGGCCAAATCTCAGGAAACCCAACAAAGTGACTACAGGATTGATGTTGATGTGACCGAACAAATTGTCCGGATCTATTATCAGGGTTCTGAAATTAAACAATTCACAGCGTCGACAGGCGCCAATAATTTGACTCCGCTGGGGGATTTTGAAATTCAAAACCGCGGCGAATGGTTTTTCTCCGAAAAATACCAGCAGGGTGCCAAATACTGGGTCTCTTTCAAAGACTGGGGTGTGTACCTTTTCCATTCTGTCCCGATGGATAAACAGAAAAAAATGATTGCCGAAGAAGCGGCCAAACTTGGTACACCGGCTTCTCATGGCTGTATCAGGCTAGAAGTGGAAAACGCCAAATGGATTTATGATAACATACCGCAGGGAACGAAGGTGCATATTCATTAATGTTATGATGATGCCGAAATACTGTTGTAAGATCTCAAATACTTTTCGCATAACGGAGAGTATTTTTTTTGGAAAAAGACGGAATGTATAGTAAGATAAACTGAGAGAATAGATAGAAAAATTGATCAGAATAATTTAAAAGAAGTATTGGAGAAAAGTAAAAATTTAAGGACTTAGGTATTGAATAATTATTCACGTAAGTGTATA
The window above is part of the Dehalobacter sp. genome. Proteins encoded here:
- the rpsM gene encoding 30S ribosomal protein S13 encodes the protein MARIAGVDIPRDKRVEVALTYIYGIGNSQSKKILTKTQINPDTRVKDLTDDEVAKIRETIDKEYKVEGDLRREVSLNIKRLMEIGSYRGLRHRRGLPVRGQRTKTNARTRKGPARAIGGKKKK
- the truA gene encoding tRNA pseudouridine(38-40) synthase TruA — translated: MRNILLRLAYDGTNYHGFQRQPEEHGQTIQGELEKVWKKLFAEEIKITTAGRTDTGVHAAGQVINFCSEARIPQEKIPKAMNSILPYDIRIREARDMPEDFSARKSAKWKRYDYRIDNGRIPDVFRRLYSLHEPLQLNVSAMQMAASQLEGKHDFSAFAAAGSSAKSFVRTLYRCKVCWLDEQIAVTCIGDGFLYNMVRIIAGTLMDAGKGRTQPEEIPEVLASRDRTKAGETAPARGLTLTYVNYDASSPGEIFPEL
- the infA gene encoding translation initiation factor IF-1, whose protein sequence is MSKEDVIEVEGKVLEPLPNAMFTVELNNGHKVLAHVSGKIRMHFIRILPGDRVTVELSPYDLTRGRIVYRFK
- a CDS encoding ABC transporter permease; the protein is MAAYKAALINEIEKLYKKKKALVALIISLVVIVLGQLAVVGVRTGFGVRGTGSVEFPVLVLSVVVNTILPLFTALVAIDCFSGEFSHNLMRVTLTRPVSRLKIYTAKVTAIAVFILANLLILMVFSMLAGFLFNANSATLTAVARTVLVYVISLFPLFTLALGIVFLANILKSGTSVFFVAIIVFLAIKAFGIFFSEYSSLLVTTQLDWYNLWLANSLPLAKIGREFCLMLGYALMFFAAGFYLFDKKEF
- the rplM gene encoding 50S ribosomal protein L13; amino-acid sequence: MTTTQFAKAHEVDRKWLVIDAAGVSLGRVAAEAARLLRGKHKPIFTPNVDTGDFVIIVNADKTLITGNKLDKKMYRWHTGYPGGLKEMTYRVLMSKAPEKAMEHAVKGMLPHNKLGAQMYKKLKVYSGPEHPHQAQKAEVWNMK
- a CDS encoding DNA-directed RNA polymerase subunit alpha, producing the protein MLEIEKPNIECVERSEDNTYAKFIIEPLERGYGITLGNSLRRILLSSLPGSAVTSVKIEGVLHEFSTIPGVLEDVTEIILNIKSLALKGHTDEPRVLRLECEGERVVTARDIITGPDIEILNPDLKIATLDKDGRLFMEMNVERSRGYVSAEKNKKADQVIGVIPVDSIFTPIYKVNYAVEDTRVGMMTDFDKLTLEVWSNGSITPKEATSLAAKILSEHLRLFIGLNDNLGNVEIMVEKEEEAKDKILEMTIEELDLSVRSYNCLKRAGINSVEELTQRTEEDMIKVRNLGRKSLEEVEHKLRELGLGFRTPED
- the rpsD gene encoding 30S ribosomal protein S4, which encodes MAKYTESVCRLCRREGQKLFLKGDRCYTNKCAVDRRAYAPGMHGQARGKKPTEYGIQLREKQKVRRIYGVLEKQFRGYFDKAARQKGMTGENLLRLLERRLDNVVFRLGFASSRPEARQLVTHGHITINGKRVDIASYLVSTGEAISIKESSRDNNRIKEMAESLKDRAVPAWLSLDINSITGTVINMPTREDIQIPIEEHLIVEKYSR
- the rpsK gene encoding 30S ribosomal protein S11; this encodes MARKVVRTRKRERKNVESGIAHIKSTFNNTIVTITDTTGNALSWSSSGSLGFKGSRKSTPFAAQMAAETAAKAAMEHGLKIVECFVKGPGSGREAAIRALQAAGLEVNLIRDVTPVPHNGCRPPKRRRV
- the rpsI gene encoding 30S ribosomal protein S9, coding for MSAQLQYQGTGRRKNAVARVRLLAGNGKYTINDRDLSEYFGKKTLEMIVQQPLEVTETLGKYDLIARVHGGGTTGQAGALRMGIARALLKADESLRPALKRAGFLTRDPRMKERRKYGLKKARKAPQFSKR
- a CDS encoding ABC transporter ATP-binding protein → MEKVIEICSLTKLYKNGRGIDDINLEIDQGDIFGFLGPNGAGKTTAMKIMTGLIRPDRGDVRIFGHSITESYEKAMAEVGCIIEIADSYPFLTAYENLRQRARCYPGVDDHRIDEVLELTGMIKYKQEKPRKFSLGMKQRLGLAAAILARPKVLILDEPLNGLDVEGMIDVRNLIKQMAEQEGTTFFISSHLIHDVELTCSRIGVIVNGKMLNVDSTEKILQNYATLENYFVSEVERNGRV
- a CDS encoding N-acetylmuramoyl-L-alanine amidase, with amino-acid sequence MTKQPNYSWISGLKRRQRMLRLKIILASSILVLLAVTGIFLSQKTVAHAAKDVPGWSWILGGVTISIDAGHGGVDPGAVGVNKTLEKDVNLQVSKRLQVLFTQAGSKVVMLREQDRDFGTSLSLLQRKREDLAYRIQTAMESQAKIYLSIHANSFSDQRQHGPQVFYHPESEGGKLLAESIQQSLNKVGTKKREAKANQSYFILKNTDMVAVTIEVGFLSNPEEEKKLNESAYQQQLAMAIFEGVGNYLAKEQPVAAAD
- the rplQ gene encoding 50S ribosomal protein L17, encoding MAYRKLGVNMSRRRAMLRNIVTSLLKHGKIETTEARAKELNSLAEKMITLGKRGDLAARRQAMEFLLDETVVKELFDTIAPKYADRQGGYTRIMKNGYRRGDAAEMVLVELVD
- the rpmJ gene encoding 50S ribosomal protein L36, translated to MKVRPSVKPICEKCKIIRRHGKVMVICENPKHKQRQG